The Candidatus Acetothermia bacterium genome has a segment encoding these proteins:
- the rpsP gene encoding 30S ribosomal protein S16: MAARIRLMRVGKRKQPSYRVVVVDAAEKRDGRTVAEIGYYNPLAQPAEVAVDVEAALAWLQKGAQPTPAARRLLSRSGVMRAWHEARYGRPKAEGDAG, from the coding sequence ATGGCGGCAAGGATCAGGTTGATGCGGGTGGGCAAGCGGAAGCAGCCCAGCTACCGGGTGGTCGTGGTGGATGCGGCGGAGAAGCGGGACGGCCGTACGGTGGCCGAAATCGGCTATTACAATCCGCTCGCCCAGCCGGCAGAGGTTGCGGTGGACGTGGAAGCAGCCCTGGCCTGGCTCCAGAAGGGGGCCCAGCCCACCCCGGCCGCGCGGCGGCTCCTTTCCCGAAGCGGCGTCATGCGGGCCTGGCACGAGGCCCGCTACGGCCGGCCCAAGGCCGAAGGGGATGCTGGCTGA
- the trmD gene encoding tRNA (guanosine(37)-N1)-methyltransferase TrmD, giving the protein MRFDVVTLYPDMLLPFFSEGILRGAQDKGLIEIHVHDLHAFSPDPRGIVDDRPFGGGAGMVMRPEPFFRAITAVEREAGRPPYVVLLSAQGVLFRQEIAKALARQWAVTLLCGRYEGVDERLAARADLELSIGDYVLAGGELAAAAVVEATARMVPGVVGRYQSAATDSFFAGPRLGYPQYTRPRAFQGMSVPDVLLSGDHERIRRYREREAWRKTLRNRPDLLSLNLPPRPSAGPAKPAG; this is encoded by the coding sequence ATGAGGTTCGACGTCGTCACCTTGTACCCAGACATGCTCCTGCCCTTCTTCTCGGAGGGGATCCTCCGCGGGGCGCAGGACAAGGGGCTCATCGAGATCCACGTCCACGACCTGCACGCGTTCTCCCCGGACCCCCGGGGCATTGTGGACGACCGTCCGTTCGGGGGAGGGGCGGGGATGGTGATGCGGCCAGAGCCGTTCTTCCGAGCGATCACCGCCGTCGAACGGGAGGCCGGGAGGCCGCCGTACGTGGTGCTCCTCTCCGCCCAAGGGGTCCTGTTCCGCCAGGAGATCGCCAAGGCCCTCGCCCGCCAGTGGGCCGTAACCCTGTTGTGTGGTCGGTACGAAGGGGTGGACGAGCGGCTGGCCGCGCGTGCCGACTTGGAACTCTCCATCGGGGACTACGTGCTCGCCGGGGGGGAGCTGGCAGCGGCGGCGGTGGTGGAGGCCACGGCGCGGATGGTGCCCGGGGTGGTAGGGCGATACCAATCCGCGGCCACCGATTCCTTCTTCGCCGGTCCCCGCCTCGGCTACCCCCAGTACACCCGACCACGGGCCTTCCAGGGGATGAGCGTGCCCGATGTCCTCCTCTCCGGGGACCACGAGCGTATCCGCCGCTACAGAGAGCGGGAGGCGTGGCGCAAGACCCTCCGCAACCGCCCCGATCTCCTCAGCCTGAACCTTCCGCCCCGCCCCTCCGCTGGTCCAGCCAAGCCTGCAGGATGA
- the ruvX gene encoding Holliday junction resolvase RuvX, with protein sequence MRAIAFDIGDRRVGIAASDETGTVAQGRGVYHRRSPGEDVACLARLARELGAVAIVVGLPLNMNGTEGEQAAKVRALAETVAERAGLPLHYVDERLTSIEADRALREGGRSWRKRRAKEDEVSAVLILQAWLDQRRGGAEGSG encoded by the coding sequence ATGAGGGCGATCGCGTTCGACATCGGCGATCGGCGGGTGGGGATCGCCGCCTCCGACGAGACCGGGACGGTGGCCCAGGGCCGTGGGGTCTACCACCGGCGGTCGCCGGGGGAAGATGTCGCTTGCCTCGCCCGGCTCGCCCGGGAGCTCGGGGCGGTGGCGATCGTGGTCGGGCTTCCCCTGAACATGAACGGGACGGAGGGGGAGCAAGCGGCCAAGGTACGGGCCCTGGCCGAGACCGTGGCCGAACGGGCCGGACTCCCCCTCCACTACGTGGATGAGCGCCTGACCTCGATCGAGGCCGACCGCGCCCTGCGCGAGGGCGGCCGGTCCTGGCGGAAGCGTCGGGCCAAGGAGGACGAGGTCTCCGCGGTCCTCATCCTGCAGGCTTGGCTGGACCAGCGGAGGGGCGGGGCGGAAGGTTCAGGCTGA
- the ruvA gene encoding Holliday junction branch migration protein RuvA translates to MVEFLAGTAVERGEDFLVLALGGLGLRVAVPGRTVGQISLGESVHLFTHLVVREDGLDLFGFATREEREMFVALLSVPQVGPKLAFRLVAALPPTELAAAVRCGDLSALDGVKGIGRRTAQRVMVELSERLAKWAPGVSKPMGEKEQVVLRALTSRVLGFSEAEARRAVEKLVRECPDASVEEMIRRALAILAKT, encoded by the coding sequence CTGGTTGAGTTCCTAGCGGGCACGGCCGTGGAGCGGGGGGAGGACTTCCTGGTCCTGGCCCTGGGCGGGCTCGGCCTGCGGGTGGCCGTGCCCGGCCGTACCGTAGGCCAGATCTCGCTAGGGGAGTCGGTGCACCTCTTCACCCACCTCGTGGTGCGCGAGGACGGCCTTGACCTCTTCGGGTTCGCCACCCGCGAGGAACGGGAGATGTTCGTGGCCCTCCTCTCCGTGCCCCAGGTCGGGCCCAAGCTCGCGTTTCGCCTGGTGGCCGCCCTGCCCCCGACCGAGCTTGCGGCCGCGGTGCGGTGCGGGGACCTGTCGGCCCTCGACGGGGTGAAGGGGATCGGCCGCCGCACCGCTCAGCGGGTGATGGTTGAGCTCTCCGAGCGCCTGGCCAAGTGGGCCCCGGGCGTGTCCAAGCCGATGGGGGAGAAGGAACAGGTGGTGCTGCGGGCCCTCACCTCCAGGGTGCTCGGGTTCTCCGAGGCCGAGGCCCGGCGGGCCGTGGAGAAGCTCGTTCGGGAGTGCCCGGACGCCTCGGTGGAGGAGATGATCCGGCGCGCGCTGGCCATTCTCGCCAAGACATGA
- a CDS encoding YigZ family protein, protein MRTIVRAAQAKITRERSRFLAFAVPVVSVEQVEHELGRLRREHHGARHIPHAYRLATGEARASDDGEPAGSAGRPIRSLLEAEDLGGVLVAVVRYFGGVKLGVGNLARAYRDAAREALSLAGVRELVPEVQVWVVISPGRMGAALAQIERLGARILGQEVGEQVRLTVALPQEKFPVLRAAVAPWGQVEEVGPG, encoded by the coding sequence ATGAGGACCATCGTGCGGGCCGCTCAGGCCAAGATCACCCGGGAACGGTCCCGGTTCCTCGCGTTCGCCGTGCCGGTGGTGTCCGTAGAGCAGGTGGAGCACGAGCTCGGCCGGCTGCGGCGGGAGCATCACGGGGCCCGTCACATCCCGCACGCGTATCGTCTCGCCACCGGCGAGGCCCGCGCCAGCGATGACGGCGAGCCGGCCGGATCGGCGGGCCGTCCGATCCGTTCGCTTCTGGAGGCCGAAGACCTGGGCGGAGTGCTGGTGGCGGTGGTCCGGTACTTCGGCGGGGTGAAGCTCGGGGTTGGGAACCTAGCTCGGGCGTACCGGGATGCGGCCCGGGAGGCCCTCAGCCTCGCCGGCGTGCGGGAGTTGGTCCCCGAGGTCCAGGTGTGGGTGGTCATCTCGCCCGGGCGAATGGGCGCAGCCCTGGCTCAAATAGAACGGCTGGGGGCGCGCATCCTGGGCCAGGAAGTGGGGGAGCAGGTGAGGCTCACCGTGGCCCTTCCCCAGGAGAAGTTCCCCGTCCTCCGGGCTGCGGTAGCCCCGTGGGGCCAGGTGGAGGAGGTCGGTCCTGGTTGA